The following coding sequences lie in one Vanessa atalanta chromosome 1, ilVanAtal1.2, whole genome shotgun sequence genomic window:
- the LOC125077012 gene encoding uncharacterized protein LOC125077012, whose amino-acid sequence MESIKDSLSAMSELFNTKMSEFQHELQKTSSSVATHTPSLSTEFTQFRSFIITALSTLQRQVEFLGRELDRQEMQSRRKILLLHGVPEEKAENTSARVTSLVADHLDLTNFSSSSIKTSYRLGKSTANRNRPIVVKFCDVSVRDKVWFAKSKFKGTGITQSEFLTKTRHDVFLLARQRFGIGKCWTRDGRIFFVAPDGSRHQVESHAELEAVSSSLLKSPEVKGSNVSKNPDSKVTVSRPKRIIKK is encoded by the coding sequence ATGGAGTCAATCAAAGATTCATTGTCTGCCATGTCtgaactatttaatacaaaaatgagtGAATTTCAACATGAGTTACAAAAGACATCTTCGTCAGTTGCTACACACACACCATCACTTTCAACAGAGTTCACGCAGTTTAGAAGCTTCATTATAACTGCTCTCAGCACTCTTCAGCGTCAGGTAGAATTTCTTGGTAGGGAGTTGGACCGCCAGGAAATGCAAAGTAGGCGCAAAATACTACTTCTTCATGGAGTCCCAGAAGAAAAAGCTGAGAACACCAGTGCTCGTGTGACTAGTCTCGTTGCAGACCATTTGGACTTGACAAACTTCTCTAGCTCCAGCATAAAAACTTCCTATCGGCTTGGTAAGTCTACAGCCAACCGGAACAGGCCAATTGTAGTTAAGTTCTGTGATGTTAGCGTGCGGGATAAGGTGTGGTTTGCCAAGTCAAAATTTAAAGGCACTGGCATAACCCAATCGGAGTTCCTCACGAAGACACGGCACGATGTGTTCCTCTTAGCACGGCAGCGTTTCGGCATTGGGAAGTGTTGGACCAGGGATGGACGGATATTCTTCGTAGCCCCAGATGGATCGCGTCACCAAGTTGAATCACACGCTGAACTCGAAGCTGTATCTTCTTCACTTTTAAAATCTCCAGAAGTAAAGGGCTCAAACGTGTCGAAGAATCCAGACAGCAAAGTTACAGTTTCTCGACCgaaacgaattattaaaaagtag
- the LOC125066628 gene encoding endoribonuclease CG2145-like — translation MIRVIYIAFVFTFHMKTCVSRDHRYNPSNDFLLHEAGSIPSNDKNSYDLNFPSLSPSKPSQTTLTSNINNPPATKPQSSGKRDYVAPQRPSTISTSTSKPATNSFTNSGSSSHTPKRDYVAEFPTLKPVGTTSKHSVTTPLPSTPPKRDYVAPNLPSSNNKNIHPTTGKVKDLVNFYDNKSPSGPSQKPSYSSILNGPGNQSPTLSTAYTPKPMTFSSVVSGSNKPTPTNKVTTPATAAGRPSVANNNVPTKRPGSTVLPSSITSNQGQGTNSGNPSDVELQTISEELLRKDINNAAKYVTINYQEKTTSYAKDDKAPLPLLTIAPEVWNITTIQKFIPLLDNYERDTLVNEYVTSQERNEENAFMDAIMATSVFRHLLNFLKDKGYVTPDPKQQRDFIKQMWFGLYSRGKGKISSSGFEHVFVSELKNNEVSGLHNWIYFSKEELANRINYFGYLKYVELNGKGVVLKMHFNQQGVDKPVDSLFIGTSPELEMALYTLCYVTRSDKDCKLKLGTKDVEMVTHNFRYRSKNYIGSAYPQI, via the exons ATGATTCGAGTTATTTATATTGCCTTTGTGTTTACTTTTCATATGAAAACat GCGTAAGTAGAGACCATCGGTATAATCCAAGCAATGACTTTTTACTCCACGAAGCTGGTTCTATCCCATCGAATGACAAAAATAGTTACGATTTGAATTTTCCAAGCTTATCACCGTCAAAACCTAGTCAAACCACTCTGACCTCAAATATTAACAATCCTCCTGCTACAAAACCGCAATCATCTGGAAAACGTGACTATGTTGCACCCCAACGTCCATCCACTATTTCAACATCAACCTCTAAACCTGCGACAAATTCGTTTACAAACTCTGGATCTTCTTCACACACTCCTAAAAGAGATTATGTTGCTGAATTCCCTACCTTAAAGCCTGTCGGAACCACATCAAAACATTCAGTTACGACTCCTCTTCCTTCTACTCCACCCAAAAGAGATTATGTAGCGCCAAATCTACCATCatctaataacaaaaacattcatCCAACGACAGGAAAAGTAAAAGATCTTGTCAACTTTTACGATAATAAGTCTCCGAGTGGTCCATCACAAAAGCCAAGCTACAGTTCGATTTTAAATGGACCTGGGAACCAATCACCAACACTGTCTACAGCTTACACTCCAAAACCAATGACTTTTAGTTCAGTTGTATCAGGCTCAAATAAACCCACTCCCACAAATAAAGTTACGACACCCGCCACCGCTGCTGGTAGACCTAGTGTTGCAAATAACAATGTACCTACAAAACGACCGGGAAGCACTGTTTTACCTAGTTCCATAACTAGTAATCAAGGCCAAGGCACAAATTCAGGTAATCCAAGTGATGTGGAATTACAAACTATAAGTGAAGAATTGCTTCGAAAAGACATAAATAATGCAGCTAAATATGTAACGATTAATTATCAAGAAAAAACAACATCGTATGCAAAGGATGATAAGGCTCCTCTAcc ATTACTCACTATTGCACCCGAGGTATGGAATATTACGACAATTCAAAAATTCATACCTCTATTAGATAACTATGAAAGAGATACTTTAGTCAACGAATATGTGACGTCACAG GAAAGAAATGAAGAGAACGCATTCATGGACGCAATTATGGCTACAAGTGTATTTCGTCATTTACTGAATTTCCTAAAAGATAAAG gaTATGTCACCCCGGATCCCAAACAACAAagagattttataaaacaaatgtggTTCGGATTATATTCTAGGGGTAAAGGAAAAATAAGCAGTTCAGGCTTCGAGCATGTATTTGTGTCTGAGCTTAAAAACAATGAAGTTTCAG GGTTGCACAattggatatatttttcaaaagaagAATTAGCGAACCGAATCAATTATTTCGGATACTTGAAATATGTAGAACTTAATGgc AAAGGTGTTGTTCTCAAAATGCATTTCAACCAGCAAGGTGTCGACAAACCAGTAGATTCTTTGTTCATAGGTACATCGCCTGAATTAGAAATGGCACTTTATACCTTATGTTATGTTACGCGTTCTGATAAAGACTGTAAGCTAAAACTTGGAACAAAAGATGTTGAAATGGTTACACATAACTTTAGATACCGCAGCAAAAACTACATCGGCAGTGCATATCCACAGATATGA
- the LOC125067166 gene encoding protein-cysteine N-palmitoyltransferase Rasp: MKYTLPSTELYVYFCSWIFANLYSLYKLIEVQRDILEKDTELLLNLSDLQPGWSTLSRLKDGSDIEWSSWKYFLHTSWHYLIFQFVISELIREACSCILKYWYILSSVLFITIYMGFRQLVIIFAQPFIYAMILICGGRKLSIWITSIFLLLSYNSLKYKYYFWNFLDYEDMEDEEVYLILFSVAWIELRCISYSLDFVEDKTTTVLTLSDAVNMFSYILYLPLLYMGPIILYEEFEKSFINKREKLKTRLKRFAIDITILQFYTFILDLTFHYIYFFAMQNNMQLIRKLPTIALCGGGLWMGLEFHMKYVISYGSTAAFSRLDNMEPPPTPRCIARIHVYSQMWRHFDVGLYRFLVKYIYKPGYGMLCKFNGLPKIIYKLIASLATFLFIFVWHGTVWHILIWSVLNYSGVTLEYIGQVISKHYLYEKFRVNILKTRAMEVRFIAFLCSPLLALSAISNFYLFAGSEVGNLFFECFSRPSLLNSFILILSLYCCCHVSMALEDVQSRGSCGKIK, from the exons ATGAAATATACCCTTCCATCTACAgaattatacgtttatttttgttcatGGATTTTTGCGAATTTAtactctttatataaattaatagaagTTCAAAGAG atattttagaaaaagatacagaattattacttaatttaagtGATTTACAACCAGGCTGGAGTACCCTATCAAGGCTTAAAGATGGCTCCGATATTGAATGGAGCAGTTGGAAATACTTTCTTCACACCTCCTGGCATTACTTGATATTCCAATTTGTAATTTCTGAATTAATACGTGAAGCTTGTAgttgtattttgaaatattggtatatattatcTAGTGTACTTTTCATCACAATTTACATGGGATTTAGACAATTAGTAATCATTTTTGCTCAACCTTTTATATATGCTATGATATTGATCTGTGGAGGAAGAAAATTGAGTATTTGGAttacaagtatatttttactattaagctACAActccttaaaatataaatattatttttggaatttttTGGACTATGAAGATATGGAAGATGAAGAGGTATATCTCATTTTATTTAGCGTGGCATGGATCGAACTTCGTTGTATAAGTTATTCTTTAGATTTTGTTGAAGATAAAACCACAACAGTATTGACTTTGAGTGATGCagtaaatatgtttagttatatattGTACTTACCTCTGCTGTACATGGGTCCAATAATTCTATATGAagaatttgaaaaaagttttataaacaaaagagaaaaattaaaaacaagactGAAGAGATTTGCAATTGATATAACAATTTTACAgttttacacatttattttggatttaacatttcattatatatatttctttgcgATGCAAAATAATATGCAG ttgatAAGAAAGCTACCAACAATTGCTCTCTGCGGTGGTGGACTCTGGATGGGTTTGGAGTTCCacatgaaatatgtaatatcaTATGGCAGTACAGCAGCATTTTCTAGACTTGATAATATGGAGCCACCACCAACACCTAGATGCATTGCCAGAATTCATGTTTATTCTCAAATGTGGAGACATTTTGATGTAGGTCTCTACAGATTCTTAGTAAA ATACATATATAAGCCTGGTTATGGGATGTTATGTAAATTCAATGGTTTACCAAAGATCATTTATAAGCTGATAGCATCACTTGctacatttctatttatttttgtatggcATGGAACTGTGTGGCACATACTTATTTGGTCGGTATTAAATTATTCAGGAGTCACATTAGAATATATAGGTCAagttatttcaaaacattatctttatgaaaaatttagagtaaatattttaaaaacaagagCAATGGAGGTACGTTTTATTGCCTTTTTATGTTCACCGTTACTAGCGCTTTCtgcaatttcaaatttttatttattcgctgGAAGTGAAgttggtaatttattttttgaatgtttttctCGACCGTCGTtattaaattcttttatattaattttatctttatattgttGTTGTCATGTATCTATGGCACTGGAAGATGTTCAATCTAGAGGCAGTTGTGGAAAAATCAAATAA
- the LOC125067162 gene encoding DNA helicase MCM8-like, which produces MRRNWRGRYKNNWTRNNRTNNTSDNRSLNNSTSSTLLTSSTSRSSRAPANQLPIVIPIYSDKNAWKLYFPSQEQSSNQEIAKNIESFHAYIEKNRSLFDLEKIDQTRSVSLDVQSLTNDMDFKNSWSSFQNDLFEDPETTLRILEYSLHETLKCESRIRVRILNYEPIIPIAYLKVNYFGKLVTIKGTVIRVGSVGLICTSMAFECSSCHGAQAVMQPQGVFTAPNFCQSCQSGHKFEPLQSSPFTNTTDWQIAKIQEIQSQSLSGTIPRTVEIELQGDLVGNACPGDVLCVTGIVQVRGESKGGEDGRRAARLLQLYVEAVSIHSQRNLSNPTLSFTLKDYYAIQEIHASDYVFRLLVHSLCPTIFGQEAVKAGLILGLFGGTEFENGTRSNPHVLIVGDPGLGKSQLLQAAAHAAPRGVYVCGASASAGGLTVALGREPGGDFALEAGALVLADKGVCCVDELDKMCAHHSSLLEAMEQRRVSVAKGGVVCSLAARATVLAAANPRAGSYCRSKTVAENLKLNSALLSRFDLVFILLDQPDEKIDAMLSEHVLALHSGAKKKKMADAETSKFNLSIDSSQSDGEVSLSKKLRLKPGEVIDTLPLVLLRKYIAYARRYVHPKLSTEAANVLQDFYLELRNKHQNNDGAPITTRQLEACIRLTQARARVDLREEATVQDANDVISLVKHSLMDTFSDEFGNIELSRSINGSGVSSRNKVKRFLDVLRRRSHQLSKDVFSRQELIQIHKSAAIAGDANDLIEAMHIHSYLLLKGSNTYQLVAI; this is translated from the exons ATGCGTCGCAATTGGAGGggtcgttataaaaataattggacTCGAAATAATAGGACAAATAATACTTCTGATAACCGAAGCCTTAACAATTCAACATCATCGACTTTATTAACATCAAGTACATCCAGGTCTTCAAGAGCTCCAGCAAATCAATTACCGATTGTAATACCCATATACTCAGATAAAAATGCTTGGAAACTATATTTTCCATCTCAAG AGCAATCTTCGAATCAGGAAATAGCTAAAAATATTGAAAGCTTTCATGcatacatagaaaaaaatagaagTTTATTTGATTTAGAAAAAATTGATCAGACACGCAGTGTGTCTTTGGATGTTCAAAGCTTAACAAATGACatggattttaaaaattcttggtCTTCttttcaaaatgatttatttgaagACCCAGAAACAACTCTAAGGATTTTGGAATATAGTTTACATgag ACACTCAAATGTGAATCTCGCATAAGGGTTAGAATATTAAACTATGAACCCATTATTCCAATtgcatatttaaaagttaattattttg GTAAACTAGTAACTATAAAAGGCACTGTTATAAGGGTAGGCAGTGTTGGTCTTATATGCACTTCGATGGCTTTCGAATGTTCTAGTTGTCATGGTGCACAAGCTGTGATGCAACCTCAAGGTGTATTTACAG CTCCAAATTTCTGTCAAAGTTGCCAAAGTGGACATAAATTTGAGCCATTGCAATCTTCTCCATTCACAAATACCACTGACTGGCAAATAGCTAAAATACAAGAGATACAATCACAG AGCTTGTCAGGAACCATACCTCGTACCGTAGAAATAGAACTTCAAGGAGATTTGGTTGGTAATGCTTGTCCTGGGGATGTCCTCTGTGTTACTGGTATAGTACAG GTTCGTGGCGAAAGCAAAGGCGGCGAAGACGGCCGAAGAGCTGCTAGACTACTACAATTATACGTAGAGGCGGTTTCGATACATAGTCAGAGAAACCTAAGTAATCCAACAttatcttttactttaaaagattattatgcAATTCAG gaaATTCATGCTTCGGACTATGTATTTAGACTTTTAGTTCATTCCCTATGCCCTACAATATTCGGCCAAGAGGCCGTTAAAGCTGGTCTTATATTAGGCCTTTTCGGCGGAACAGAATTTGAGAATGGCACGAGGTCAAATCCTCACGTTTTAATTGTCGGAGATCCTGGACTAGGAAAGTCACAGTTATTGCAAGCTGCTGCGCACGCTGCTCCTAGAG GCGTCTACGTGTGTGGGGCATCCGCTTCAGCCGGAGGTCTAACGGTAGCTTTGGGCCGAGAACCCGGCGGCGACTTCGCTCTCGAAGCCGGTGCTCTGGTACTAGCCGATAAAGGTGTCTGCTGCGTTGACGAACTGGATAAG ATGTGCGCGCACCACAGCAGCCTGCTGGAGGCCATGGAGCAGCGGCGCGTGAGCGTGGCCAAGGGCGGCGTGGTGTGCAGCCTGGCCGCGCGCGCCACCGTGCTGGCCGCCGCCAACCCGCGCGCCGGCTCCTACTGCAG aTCAAAAACAGTCGCTGAGAACTTAAAACTTAACTCAGCCCTATTGTCGAGATTTGATCTAGTTTTCATATTACTGGATCAACCGGATGAG aaaatcgaCGCAATGTTATCAGAACATGTATTGGCCCTCCATTCAGGcgcaaaaaaaaagaaaatggcaGACGCTGaaacaagtaaatttaatttaagtatagatTCCAGCCAAAGTGACGGAGAAGTTTCtctaag TAAAAAATTACGCCTCAAACCTGGCGAAGTAATTGACACTTTACCATTAGTTTTACTCCGAAAATATATTGCATACGCAAGAAGATACGTTCATCCTAAACTGAGTACGGAGGCCGCAAATGTTCTTCAAGATTTCTATTTAGAACTCCGCAACAAACATCAAAATAATGACGGTGCACCCATAACGACCCGACAACTTGAAGCTTGTATAAGACTCACGCAG GCCAGAGCAAGAGTGGACTTACGAGAGGAAGCAACCGTTCAGGATGCTAATGACGTAATTAGTTTAGTAAAACACAGCTTGATGGACACATTTAGTGATGAATTTGGTAATATAGAACTATCACGCTCAATCAATGGAAGTGGAGTTAGTTCTCGAAATAAG GTTAAAAGATTTTTAGATGTGTTAAGACGTAGATCACACCAATTAAGTAAGGATGTATTCAGTAGGCAGGAGTTGATACAAATTCATAAATcagctgctattgctggtgacgCAAATGATCTGATTGAAGCAATGCACATACATTCCTACCTACTCCTAAAAGGATCCAATACATATCAATTAGTTgccatttga